Proteins encoded in a region of the Phocoena phocoena chromosome X, mPhoPho1.1, whole genome shotgun sequence genome:
- the HCCS gene encoding holocytochrome c-type synthase codes for MGLSVSTRAVAVQTSDHQTAAPPSGCPMHEGKMKGGAVSAEPSDPTCGSKTDSVPAHQERAYEYVQCPVTGAMAENKENLDPSNLMPPPNQTPAPDQPFALSTVRQESSIPRADSDKKWVYPSEQMFWNAMLRKGWTWKEEDISQKDMYNIIRIHNQNNEQAWKEILKWEALHAAECPCGPSLIRFGGKAKEYSPRARIRSWMGYELPFDRHDWIVNRCGTEVRYVIDYYDGGEVNHDYQFTILDVRPALDSLSAVWDRVKVSWWRWTS; via the exons ATGGGTTTGTCTGTATCTACCCGTGCTGTTGCAGTTCAGACGTCAGATCATCAGACAGCAGCCCCGCCTTCGGGATGCCCAATGCATGAAGGGAAAATGAAAG GCGGTGCAGTGAGTGCCGAGCCATCTGACCCAACCTGTGGGAGCAAAACGGACTCTGTGCCTGCGCACCAAGAACGCGCGTACGAGTACGTGCAGTGTCCCGTCACCGGCGCGATGGCTGAGAATAAGGAGAACCTAGATCCTTCTAACCTG atGCCACCACCTAATCAGACGCCGGCCCCCGATCAGCCGTTTGCACTATCTACTGTGAGACAGGAGTCGTCTATTCCGAGGGCAGATTCAGATAAAAAGTGGGTTTATCCTTCCGAACAGATGTTCTGGAATGCGATGTTAAGGAAAGG GTGGACATGGAAGGAGGAGGATATTAGTCAGAAAGACATGTATAATATCATTAGAATTCACAACCAGAACAATGAGCAGGCCTGGAAGGAAATTTTGAAGTGGGAAGCCCTTCACGCTGC GGAGTGTCCTTGTGGTCCATCACTGATCCGGTTTGGAGGGAAAGCGAAAGAGTATTCACCAAGGGCAAGAATTCGTTCCTGGATGGG GTACGAGCTGCCTTTTGACAGGCACGACTGGATCGTCAACCGTTGCGGGACAGAAGTCAGATACGTCATTGACTACTACGATGGTGGCGAGGTCAACCACGACTACCAGTTCACCATCTTGGACGTCCGGCCGGCTCTGGATTCGCTCTCGGCCGTGTGGGACCGGGTGAAGGTCTCCTGGTGGCGCTGGACTTCCTAA